The Astyanax mexicanus isolate ESR-SI-001 chromosome 7, AstMex3_surface, whole genome shotgun sequence genome has a window encoding:
- the LOC111195930 gene encoding uncharacterized protein LOC111195930, which yields LITLLYVTSLLYHSCSLTACVHSFLLTPGLSSGKDRRRQTERSSISKLSHKRAPSAPPPAPPPAPPPAPPPVPPHAPPPIPPHAPPRAPPPPPPRIRGGTKHTPLRGRQALDVDGVCKDAPGPRDGEQGPEGPPGDLNRRRGRMRRGVNHTSHTLLPDKTPTKPPVKSSLKPSKAPRESNEPGKHKATFV from the coding sequence TTGATCACCCTACTGTATGTGACATCACTCCTGTATCACTCCTGTTCACTAACAGCCTGTGTTCACTCTTTCCTGCTCACTCCTGGACTGTCCTCAGGTAAAGACAGGAGGCGGCAGACGGAGCGCAGCAGCATTTCCAAACTCTCCCACAAGAGAGCGCCTTCTGCACCTCCACCCGCACCTCCACCTGCACCCCCACCTGCACCTCCACCCGTACCCCCACATGCACCTCCACCCATACCCCCACACGCACCCCCACGagccccaccaccacccccaccccgGATCAGAGGGGGAACTAAGCACACCCCTCTGCGCGGCCGGCAGGCGCTGGACGTGGACGGGGTGTGCAAGGACGCCCCGGGGCCTCGGGATGGAGAGCAGGGTCCTGAGGGGCCGCCGGGGGATCTGAACCGGCGCAGAGGGAGAATGAGGAGAGGAGTGaatcacacctcacacacactgctgcctGATAAAACACCCACTAAACCACCCGTAAAGAGCAGCCTTAAACCCTCAAAAGCCCCGCGCGAGAGCAACGAGCCCGGCAAACACAAAGCTACCTTTGTCTGA